The genomic stretch TGGAAGCAGTCCGACCCGGAGCGCAAGGCCCGTCAGACGGGTCTGGCCAGCCAGCTCGAGGACGCGATCGCCAAGCTGCAGTCCGAGCTCGCCGACGCGCAGGCGACCGGTGACGCCCGCAAGATCAAGGACGCGCAGGAAGCGCTCGACGCCCGCAAGATCTGGCTCGACGCCCTCGGCGGCTGATCCAGGGCACCACACACGAACGCCCCGCGACCGATCAGGTCGCGGGGCGTTCGTGCGTGTGTGCGTTCCGGTCGCCGGACGTCAGGTCGTGACGGGCATGCCGAGGAGCAGTCGGATGTCCAGGTCGTCCTGCCGCATCTGCGCCGCGAGTTCGTCCATCCCGCCGAAGGCCACCATGCCCCGGACGTAGGCCACGAACAGCACCGAGATCGTCTCGTCGTACAGGTCGATGTCGACGTCGAGCAGGTGCGCCTCGATCTGCTTCGCGGGGACGCCCTCGAAGGTCGGGTTGTTGCCGACCGAGACCGCGGCCGGGTAGGTCACGCCGTCGTGCAGCACCCGGGCCGCGTAGACGCCGTCGGCCGGTACGAAGCCCTCGCACGCCGGCGCGAGGTTCGCCGTCGGGTACCCCATCGCCCGGCCGCGCTGGTTGCCGTGCACCACGACGCTCCGCACGGCGTGCTCACGGCCCAGCAGACGAGCGGCTTCGGCCACCCGTCCGACGGACAGGAGCTCTCGGATCCACGTGGAGGACACGCGTCGCTCCCCCGCGGGTCGGACGTCGTCGACCAGTTCCACGTCGTCGATGAGCTCGACCTGGAAACCGTGCCGTTCCCCGAGCTGCCGGAGCAGGGTGACGTCACCGGAACCGCGGGCCCCGAACCGGAAGTCGCTGCCGACGAAGACGAGCTCGGCGTGCAGGGCGTCGACGAGGATCTCGGACACGAACGACTCGGCCGGCTTCGCCTGCAGCGCGGAGTCGAACCGGAGCAGCAGGGTGGTGTCCACACCGACCGCGTCGAGGAGCTCCCGGCGCTGTGCCGTGCTCGTCAGCGCCGGCGGCACGCGTCCGGGGTCGATGACGTTCAGCGGGTGCTGGTCGAACGTGACGACCGTCGAGACGAGCCCCCGCGCCCGTGCGGCGTCCTCGAGGTGGGCGATGACGGCGCGGTGCCCGACGTGGACACCGTCGAACTTGCCGATCGTGACCGCGCTCGGCCCGAAGTCGTCGGGGACGTCGGCGACGTCGTCGTAGAAGTGCATGTGCGAGCCCTCCGTCGTCACGCTGCCGGGGCTCCGGACGCTGCGGTGCGGTGGTGCTTGCGGAGCCACCACAGTCCGGCGATCGGGAGCACGAGCGGGGCGAAGGCGTAGCCCAGGCCGTAGTAGGACCAGATGGTGTCGTCGGGGAACAGCTGCCGGTCGATCAGCGAGAGCGTCCCGATCACGAGCACGCCCGTCATCTCGAAGACGATCGTCACGCAGGCGACCCGGTACCAGAACCGACCGGGAGCGATGAGGGCGACCATGGCGACGATGTACACGACGGCGGCGATCGCGCTCAGGGTGTACGCGAACGGTGCGAACGAGAACTTCTCGGCGATCTGGACGATGCTGCGCCCCGTGGCGGCCAGGGCGAGGATGCCGTAGACCGCGATCAGGACCCGTCCGACACCGCTGGCCAGGGACGACGTCCGACGACTCCGAGCCGGCCGGTCGGTACCTGCGGAGGACTTGATCACCATTGCACCGATCCTACCGATCGTCGCAGGGTCCCGGGCACGGGGCGCGGGCGGCGGACGACCGCGCCGGACGCCCGCAGCGGACGTGCCAGGGCCGCGACTGGACCGGGACCGGGACCGGACGGGACCGTCAGTTGAGCGCGAACCAGATCTGGTACATCCGGTAGACCATGACCGCGGCGGCGAACGCCCCGGCACCGAGCACGACCGTGCTCCAGCGTGTGCGGTCGACCAGTGCCCAGATGATGGTCGCCGGCGGGACCAGCACCACCGACACCGCGTAGACCCAGAACTCGAGCACGTTGCCCTGCGGTGGGTTGCCGACCGCCGGGGCGACGAGCGAGACCACCAGT from Curtobacterium sp. MCLR17_032 encodes the following:
- a CDS encoding bifunctional riboflavin kinase/FAD synthetase, which codes for MHFYDDVADVPDDFGPSAVTIGKFDGVHVGHRAVIAHLEDAARARGLVSTVVTFDQHPLNVIDPGRVPPALTSTAQRRELLDAVGVDTTLLLRFDSALQAKPAESFVSEILVDALHAELVFVGSDFRFGARGSGDVTLLRQLGERHGFQVELIDDVELVDDVRPAGERRVSSTWIRELLSVGRVAEAARLLGREHAVRSVVVHGNQRGRAMGYPTANLAPACEGFVPADGVYAARVLHDGVTYPAAVSVGNNPTFEGVPAKQIEAHLLDVDIDLYDETISVLFVAYVRGMVAFGGMDELAAQMRQDDLDIRLLLGMPVTT